DNA from Megalops cyprinoides isolate fMegCyp1 chromosome 14, fMegCyp1.pri, whole genome shotgun sequence:
ctgagtttttttttttcatagaaaaagacaaatgtttgATCAGATGTCAAAGGGTTGGAGAACCATTATGTTAGGTGGAGTCCCATGGAGAACATAAAAAAGATATCCAAACATAGAAAACGTTATCCAAACAGAATCAGACCACTGATTGAATATGTACTTGGTGGTAATTatatttgttgttgcttttctaaaaatgaaatgaagtaacTTAAGTAAAATTTATAAATCAGTGCTAATGTTCTTGAGAGTTCATTTCATTATCCCCACCCAAACTGTGAAAGGTCCCATTGGCACTGAGGGGGTAAGTGTAACTCGTCCATCCtgaaagatacaaaaaaaaaaaagataatttgaCACACTGGCCGACCGTCTGTATTCCACTGGTCTAGAGTCATCTGCATGATgaagatatttacatttacttttactcTTTGATCTCAGAGCTGAGGGAAGCAGTAAGATCCATTCCCGTATGGAGCAGCACACCAGTCGGCTGAGCCAGCAGATGAAAAGTGGAAGTGGCGGAGGCAGTAAGGCCCCGTCTGGCTCCAAGAACTCCCCTCCCAAAGAAAAGATGTCCCCTGGCTCTCCCATGGATGACATTGAGAGAGgtaattgaactgaatttccCGTGAGCTAGCCCAGACCCCCCAGTAAAAGGCCATTTGTTTGACATCAAGACATAAGAGTGTATTTACTCTGTCTGTAGTCAAAATTCCCCCTCAGCTTGTTTTTCTTGGCTCTACAAGTCCGTTTTGCTACAGTGTGGTTAGCTGAAACTATCTCAGTGTTACTCTAActgcatggaaaaaatgttaaagGCATATAGGTAATTATTACAGTTTGGTTGTGTCCATCGGAAATGTGTCCAACGTGTGAATTATATATTGCAAGTATAGGACATGTATTTTCTTATCACTCAACAAAACTTCATTTATACTCTACTTTGAGATAAAAAGATGGTATTCAGAGGGGGAAAGGTGGACTCAGAGTTTATGGGGTTACAGGGTATGGATGTGAGGTTTaggcatgtaaaataaacatggtcCTGTCATGCAGAGCTGATGGCGGAGGCCCGTGTGATGGACCAGATGAGCAGCGGGGACAGCTCCTCGGACTCCAggagctcctcctccagcagtgaagacagctccagcagcagcagcgactCGGAGGACGAGGCCCAGCCCCGACATGGAGTGCCCTCTGGTGCCAACCCCTTCACTGGCCCCAATCCCAGCATGCCTATTGTCACCGCCTCGCACAGCCGCACTGAGGAGGCTGGAGGCGGCCACTACATGAGCACACTCAGTGAGTACAGATTCGACACTGCTGTGGCCATCCTGTTGAAATgctagaaataaaaaaacaaaacatttttggcacAAACTTTGGAAAAACTTCACATTTTTTCTATAAAATTGGGCTGTTTTCCTCCCTTGGCCTGTATGACTCTACACCTGTTTCTGAGCCTTTGGTTAAACGTTTACAAGCAGTactcattatttttattggatGTAATAGTATTACACTGTTCTCATTTAAATGGGCGTATGCAATGCAAATCTGTCCATTCTTAAGAACAGACTATTGAGAACTGCTGAAGTACTCAGCAGGATATATCCAAAAGCTGTACAACAGGTATGCTAATGCATTATCACAGTAATTTGAGTCatacttcctcttcctgtctgatGTTTTTGTACGCAGAAAACGACTTGCAGCTCAGTGAGTCTGGAAGTGACAGTGACGATGACTGAGCCCGGGGacctgtgcagagagagggagtgagcgagggagagagagagcatgagggAGATGAGGTGGCTCTACTGGCCTCGTCACCTTAAATGTGATGCCTTTTCCAGGCTGAAATTTGAGATGGACAGCTAGGAATgctgttggaatttttttttttcctgttggaaTGTGCACATTGTCAGTGACATTCCAAACAATGATCTGTTAAATATGTTCTATTTCAGTCACTACGTTAGCTTAACATCTCAATTGTGCCTCTGGAGCGACAGGGAATGAAAGCTGTGAGAATCTCATTCCTTTAACAGCAAATCAAAATTTAACGATATATTCAGTTAATCGTTGTTTTTTGCCTACGGAATTGTTAGGAGTCACAGTTGAGAACTGGAAACATGAGTTTTGTAGTGTTTAGGTAATGTTATTGGAGGTTGTTCAATTTCTTTTGACCATATCACAGCACCAGTATAGGCTTCTCTGTGCTTGACTTtggagaaatgttttcagtgtttaattgATAATGG
Protein-coding regions in this window:
- the eaf2 gene encoding ELL-associated factor 2, with product MNGAAYSNFDNQEHILKLGESFEKQPKSAFHTVRYDFKPASIDTACEGELEVGKGEQVTITLPNLEGSTAPVTVFKGSKRPYMKECILIVNHDTGEYRLEKLNSNIAVKKTRAEGSSKIHSRMEQHTSRLSQQMKSGSGGGSKAPSGSKNSPPKEKMSPGSPMDDIERELMAEARVMDQMSSGDSSSDSRSSSSSSEDSSSSSSDSEDEAQPRHGVPSGANPFTGPNPSMPIVTASHSRTEEAGGGHYMSTLKNDLQLSESGSDSDDD